Within Lolium rigidum isolate FL_2022 chromosome 5, APGP_CSIRO_Lrig_0.1, whole genome shotgun sequence, the genomic segment GAGGAGGAACATGCACTATGGCCCCTTCTGATGCTGCTCATGTTGTCGTCCACCGTGCCCAGCACCTCCTCAACAGCGGCTTTGGCATGTATAGTCTGTTCAAGAACAACTGCGAGGACTTCGCCATATATTGCAAGACGGAGCTGCTTATCGAGACTGCTTTTAGCCTTGGGCGCAGCGGGCAGATGGCGTCCCTTTATGCTGGGTTCAGCGCAGTGGCTTCTTCACCGCTGCGTTTCATGACAACTAGTGTTGCTGGTCTGGCTGTTGTGACGAGCAGCATGTACTGTGTGGGGCGATATGTATCAGACATGGGCGTTCGCCGCGATGTGATCAAGGTGCCTGTGGAAAGGCTTGTGGAGCACTGGGTGCAGAATGTTACTCTTGCTCCTGCTCCATCTCAACCGACTGCGCAGGCAACTCAGACGGACGCTGCAGCACCAGGAGACTCCCCGGAGCTGCTAAAGGAGCTTGCTAAAAAAGAATGTGTTATTTAGCTATGGTGCTGTCGTTGGTCGATCTAGCTCTATGATGATTGTCTATCTGACTTTGTGATGATTTGTTGTTCAATTCCCTTACTAGCGTGTGTGCCACACGTCTTCATGTAAATTAATCTACCTCTGAAAGAGGTAACAGAACTCTACTTGCTTGTATGGAATGCTACACGATGAGAAGTGGAAACATTTAGCCAAGAGTATCCCTGCACAAATTTGAGTCAACCTTGAATCCTTTTCTTGTATTCCACCTTGACGCATCATAATTCTTGTACTCTTTCTTTCCCATTTAGTGCCACAGTTGCTGCATCTAAGAGCTTCAGATGAGGCTACTTCCATGCAATAATGCTCAgcttctataatcatttagttcaGTTACAGGCCCAGTACACATTTTTTCCTGACAACTTTACATGGCACGGTTTTGCTCACTTTGCACTTCCCTAGCAAACAAAATCATTATGTTATTTACAGCCTTTTCCAACAGCACGACCAAAGAATCACAGGAATGGAGGATTCTGCTTGCTGCAAGCTGCCTGCACAACTTCTTCCTACATTGTATCCTTGATCATACGTCCAAAACTTTGTAAGTTTCTCCAACATTTGATCGACAAACTTAGGATATAGTTGTAAACTGTTGTATCCAGATTCAGGTGTGTTCTTTTCCTGTTGTTTCACACGTATATTCCTAGGATAACTTCCTTTGGGTCGGTCTCTATCATCCAGGAAGGCCTGCCAATCCAAGTGACAGAACTATATTAGCTAGCATACAAAATATTAGTtaaccacttcaaatttgaaaataggatAGAGAGGACATCACTTGTTCATCACAAAGTTTGTTGTCCCTTGGGAAGCACGCTCGAGAAGAAGCTTTCTTGAGTCAATTGCTATTCCCTCTGGCTGCATTAAGATTAATTGAGAAGATTTTAGAAAGTGAAAGTCTCTCCATCTTTGTGTGGTGCAGAGGAGTTTCTCGTGTTAACTATTCCATTGTGTGTCCTCCCATTAGAGCACTACTCACCTCTTCAGGGAACCAAACACCTGGTTGAGTGCTTCCCTCCAGAACTGCTTGAACAAATGCAGCCGTTGAATGGCCTACCGATCTGAAAATCCAACATAGGATGCTCATATATATGAGATGCATATAGATTGCCTGGAATAATTTTGTGCACTTCTGAACTGGGTAAGTGCACCATAGCATAAAGAAACATAGAGACGTTCTAAAACGAAAGGGAACTCGTGACTATGCGCTCACTAACTGCGAGCTATGGATACATTATCTGAACTGGGAAAGTGCACCATAGTATGTGCTGTCGATAAAACTAATGTTAGGCTCATTAACTGCGAGCTATGGATACATAATCTGATATCCGGTGAATACTAACGGCAAAGATCAATTAGGTCATGGATGCAGAAAGCTTCTTGTACTTACACAGACAGCTTTCTGTGAGAAAACAATCCAATAGTATTCCGGCCGTTCGAACATTCCAAGTCTACCTGCGCAAACAAAATAAATTTGATCCAACAATCTGGACACAACTGGAGTAGAAATTATATGGTCTTACAGTACACACTGCTTGAGGATAATTAGTACTAGTATGCTCAGATTCTGTACACAGCTTGAACAGAGATGGTATTTTGAAAATAGAGGTAAGGAAATACTTACTCTCATGGAGACACGCTCCCCTGCAAAGCCGTCAATTGCTCGGACAAGGGGATCAACTAATTCAACCAACTCTCGAACCTTATCTTTATCCCTCAAGAACTCCTAAAAGGGACCAAGGTGAAGTCAGGTATAGTCCATATTAGCACCAACTCATCAACTTTATTCAAATTATTAATCCTCATTTTCAGGCCCAGTAACATATAGAATTGGTTAATTTCTTAAATTCTAGGAAAAGAAATGTTATTGATTGTTTGCAATTTCCACTCTCCTTAATTAATACCACTACAATAATAATGGAAACaataataaaagaaataaaataaaagggcTTGCATGAAATTTAAAAAGGGATAACTGAGAACACATACAACAGGTAAAAAGTTGGCAAAAGCCTCCATTCCCCAGTTCCAGAAGAATGGAGAAGTACCAAATCGAGCGCTGACAGTTGGCACACCTAAAAATTTATGAGCACTCTTCACTTCAGGCAAATTCCTGAAATAGTTGACATTGGAttttctgtttgtcaattgcaagGTATAAAACGTAAATagtaacttttttttttcgagaaagcgTAAATAGTAACTTTTCGCCCTGTTGGATTTCTCTTGTTTGTCAATCGTAAGATATAGAAGGGTGAGAGAATATCGAAAACACTTACAGTAAGTAAACATCTCTCTTTCTAACCCCCTTTCCGAAATCAATGTTGAGAACTCCACTGTAGGGCTTCAATTTGATTTCTTCTCCTATATTCCTAATGTTAGTGAATTCATCTTTCCACTGCTCCGAGAAGTACCAGTGGTGCAATAATAAAGAAGTCAAAGTACCTTTGTTATATGCAATTACATCCTCCCCAAGAAGCAGAAAACTTGTTGCCAATATCGTTGGACCAGCACCACCAGAACCTGCAGTATAATAGAAGAATCTAAAAAGGATTTAGCAACATGGCCAAAAATCTGGATCGAGAATCAAGTCAAACCACCCTTATGTAATT encodes:
- the LOC124652393 gene encoding protein LEAD-SENSITIVE 1-like; this encodes MVGVLSNRVSREDIAAGDHIYSWRSAYIYAHHGIYAGDGMVIHFTRAAGHEIGTGTFMDKFLFSSSLATGDGPPCEKCGHLIKAEGVIMSCLDCFLDGGSLYLFDYSVSPTFFLAKARGGTCTMAPSDAAHVVVHRAQHLLNSGFGMYSLFKNNCEDFAIYCKTELLIETAFSLGRSGQMASLYAGFSAVASSPLRFMTTSVAGLAVVTSSMYCVGRYVSDMGVRRDVIKVPVERLVEHWVQNVTLAPAPSQPTAQATQTDAAAPGDSPELLKELAKKECVI
- the LOC124652392 gene encoding uncharacterized protein LOC124652392, translating into MAAMVRACMPLRTPPAAAAASSSAATTAAAPSKPRSNVRVLVLGGTGRVGGSTATALSKLRPDLNILIGGRNREKGESLASKLGVQSEFVEIDTGNAAMLKEALQDVDLVVHTAGPFQGGAECTVLQAAISTKTSYIDVCDDMDYSWRAKAYHEEAKAQGIPAITTAGIYPGVSNVMAAELVNAARNEDGEPERLRFFYYTAGSGGAGPTILATSFLLLGEDVIAYNKGEEIKLKPYSGVLNIDFGKGVRKRDVYLLNLPEVKSAHKFLGVPTVSARFGTSPFFWNWGMEAFANFLPVEFLRDKDKVRELVELVDPLVRAIDGFAGERVSMRVDLECSNGRNTIGLFSHRKLSVSVGHSTAAFVQAVLEGSTQPGVWFPEEPEGIAIDSRKLLLERASQGTTNFVMNKPSWMIETDPKEVILGIYV